The following proteins are co-located in the Sulfurovum sp. TSL6 genome:
- a CDS encoding 30S ribosomal protein S1: MKFEDIEIEDVDFEAMLEESFKKSESKSDLVTGTVVKIDEKDNIAVIDIGGGRDATLTLDELKDEEGNLAFNVGDTIDVVTMGRGRISHKAALSRVALNEFIAEYDEDQEYIIEGVVTKTNKGGYVVDCDGLEFFMPRTLSYLSSKVDPTGKKVKAVIVKVDKEKGSVVVSRKELIERDKAKTDEIVAELLEKKEPVVGTIKKITSYGMFVDVGGIDGLVHYSQISHKGPVNPSKYFSEGDVVNVVALDYDKKKRHLSLSIKDANPDPWADIDSIIGVGDTVTATVSNIEPYGVFVDLGEDLEAFLHVSEISWDKNVKHPKDYLELNSDINVEVIEIDKEGRRLRVSLKNLLPKPMDAFTSENKVGDVVTGTVTSITDFGAFVKVGAVEGLLHNQEISWDKSKNAKSELKVGDEVEVKIIKIDRDAGKISLSKKALEDSPVKAFAQTHKNGSIVTGTVKDKKDFGVFISLEDNIDALIRTEDLHPLKFDEIEKGQEITGVISFIDADSDRIRVSVKRLERQEEREAMDQLNKEQDDSMTLGDAFGDKFKR, translated from the coding sequence ATGAAGTTCGAAGATATCGAAATAGAAGATGTAGATTTTGAGGCGATGCTCGAGGAATCGTTTAAAAAGTCAGAGTCAAAAAGTGATTTAGTTACAGGTACAGTTGTTAAAATAGATGAAAAAGATAATATAGCAGTGATCGACATCGGTGGTGGTAGAGATGCAACTCTTACACTTGATGAACTAAAAGATGAAGAGGGTAACCTTGCGTTTAACGTAGGTGATACTATAGATGTTGTTACTATGGGAAGAGGTCGTATTTCTCACAAAGCTGCATTAAGCAGAGTAGCACTCAATGAGTTTATCGCTGAGTATGATGAAGACCAAGAGTATATCATCGAAGGTGTTGTAACGAAAACAAACAAAGGTGGGTATGTTGTTGACTGTGATGGTCTAGAATTCTTCATGCCACGCACACTTTCTTACCTTTCTTCAAAAGTTGACCCTACAGGTAAAAAAGTAAAAGCGGTTATCGTAAAAGTAGATAAAGAGAAAGGTTCAGTTGTTGTTTCTAGAAAAGAACTTATTGAGCGTGATAAAGCAAAAACAGATGAGATAGTTGCTGAACTTCTTGAGAAAAAAGAACCAGTAGTTGGTACAATCAAGAAAATCACTTCTTATGGTATGTTTGTAGATGTTGGCGGTATTGACGGTCTTGTTCACTACTCACAGATCTCTCATAAAGGTCCAGTGAACCCATCTAAATACTTTTCTGAAGGTGATGTAGTAAATGTTGTAGCACTAGACTATGACAAAAAGAAAAGACACCTTTCACTTTCTATTAAAGATGCAAATCCTGATCCTTGGGCTGACATTGATTCAATTATCGGTGTTGGTGATACTGTTACTGCTACAGTTTCTAACATTGAACCTTATGGTGTATTTGTTGATCTTGGTGAAGATCTTGAAGCATTCCTTCATGTATCTGAAATCTCTTGGGATAAAAATGTTAAACACCCGAAAGACTACCTCGAACTTAATTCAGACATTAATGTTGAAGTGATCGAGATCGATAAAGAGGGTAGAAGATTAAGAGTGAGCCTTAAAAATCTTCTGCCAAAACCTATGGATGCATTTACATCTGAAAACAAAGTAGGTGATGTAGTCACTGGTACAGTAACATCAATCACTGATTTTGGTGCCTTTGTAAAAGTTGGTGCAGTTGAAGGTCTTCTTCACAATCAAGAAATTTCTTGGGATAAATCAAAAAATGCAAAATCTGAACTTAAAGTCGGTGATGAAGTTGAAGTGAAGATCATCAAAATTGACAGAGATGCAGGTAAGATCTCATTGAGTAAAAAAGCGCTTGAAGATTCGCCGGTAAAAGCATTTGCTCAAACGCATAAAAATGGTTCTATCGTAACAGGAACAGTAAAAGATAAAAAAGATTTCGGTGTGTTTATTTCACTTGAAGACAACATCGACGCGCTTATCAGAACAGAAGATCTTCATCCACTCAAGTTTGACGAGATTGAAAAAGGTCAGGAAATTACAGGTGTGATCAGCTTTATCGATGCTGACTCTGATAGAATCAGAGTTTCTGTAAAAAGACTTGAGCGTCAAGAAGAGAGAGAAGCTATGGATCAGCTTAATAAAGAACAAGATGACAGCATGACTCTCGGTGATGCATTTGGCGATAAATTTAAAAGATAA
- the aroA gene encoding 3-phosphoshikimate 1-carboxyvinyltransferase, which translates to MNTLTLKPISKIAGEINLPGSKSLSNRALLLAALAEGTTHITNLLESDDTRHMLNALKQLGITYTLSEDKTECTVIGNAGAIHSANLQELFLGNAGTAMRPLCAALCLGTGSYLLTGEPRMKERPIGHLVDALREAGAKISYQENEGYPPLLIEADGLSGGDVKIDGAISSQFLTALLLAAPLAKEDMTISIIGELVSKPYIDITLHIMKEFGVEVEHDNYQTFKVKGRQTYKAVERFMVEGDASSASYFLAAAAIKGGTVKVTGIGKKSIQGDVQFVDVLEKMGAIVEWGDDYVAVSRGELHPIDMDFNHIPDAAMTIATTALFAEGTTTLRNIYNWRVKETDRLFAMATELRKVGAEVEEGEDYLKITPPKKLKHAAIDTYDDHRMAMCFSLLALDPVSVTINEPECTAKTFPTYFEVLESISS; encoded by the coding sequence ATGAACACATTAACGCTCAAACCCATTTCTAAAATAGCTGGAGAGATCAATCTCCCGGGATCCAAAAGTCTTTCAAATAGAGCATTACTGCTTGCTGCATTGGCTGAAGGGACTACACATATTACCAATCTTTTAGAGAGTGATGATACCAGACATATGCTCAATGCCCTGAAACAGCTTGGTATCACCTATACCCTCTCTGAAGACAAAACAGAATGTACCGTCATCGGTAATGCAGGAGCGATACACAGTGCAAACCTGCAGGAACTCTTTTTGGGAAATGCAGGTACAGCGATGCGACCACTCTGTGCGGCATTGTGTCTGGGTACAGGTTCTTATCTGCTTACGGGGGAGCCCCGTATGAAAGAGAGACCTATAGGACACTTGGTAGATGCTTTGAGAGAAGCAGGTGCAAAGATCAGCTATCAAGAGAATGAAGGATATCCGCCTCTTTTGATAGAAGCTGATGGGCTCTCTGGTGGTGATGTGAAGATCGACGGTGCGATTTCAAGTCAGTTTTTAACGGCACTCCTGCTCGCTGCCCCTCTGGCAAAAGAGGATATGACTATCTCTATTATCGGGGAACTTGTCTCTAAACCTTATATCGATATTACCCTGCATATTATGAAAGAATTCGGTGTAGAGGTAGAGCATGACAATTATCAAACCTTTAAAGTAAAAGGTAGACAAACCTATAAAGCAGTAGAGAGGTTTATGGTAGAGGGTGATGCTTCTTCTGCGTCTTATTTTCTAGCTGCTGCTGCGATCAAAGGCGGTACGGTCAAAGTGACAGGTATCGGCAAAAAGAGTATCCAGGGTGATGTACAGTTTGTTGATGTCCTTGAAAAAATGGGTGCAATCGTAGAGTGGGGTGATGATTATGTAGCTGTAAGCAGGGGTGAACTGCATCCCATAGATATGGATTTCAACCACATTCCTGATGCTGCAATGACCATAGCGACCACAGCACTTTTTGCAGAAGGTACGACAACGCTTAGAAATATCTATAATTGGCGGGTAAAAGAGACAGATAGACTGTTTGCCATGGCAACTGAACTTCGCAAGGTTGGAGCAGAGGTCGAAGAGGGTGAAGACTACTTAAAAATCACACCACCAAAGAAACTTAAACATGCAGCGATAGACACCTATGATGATCATAGAATGGCCATGTGTTTTTCACTTTTAGCACTCGACCCAGTTTCTGTAACGATCAACGAACCTGAATGTACAGCCAAAACTTTCCCTACATATTTTGAAGTACTTGAGAGTATTTCTTCTTAA
- a CDS encoding TolC family protein has protein sequence MKKYLIFLFSWPLLAGLNNLELNQAISMLKNNNLELRISHFNEQMKAYETAAAKGNHYGKLDVSASGMRSNDAGNVFGFKLQSREANFGDFGAEEFVTSLSSPSGPDYITPPSALNYPETRNHYQTKISYMLPLYTGGKLSEYGRITDALHRMSQWDTQKLMNEKIFQTKKAFYDISLVDNYILNLSKIIQNISHLESIVKSMGEEGYAQEIDLLEVQARRSEAESMYNQAKLNRDLAYQFLSFLLNEEVSSIKKVNEMAPMPKIVSEELESNNIDIQKALLGLKITQMAMKVEKANYLPTIGAFGEYGSADDEMWNEFRDKDSYTVGIQLKWNIFNGGIDAANLEKAKVNHLKVQNEVSLAKSGIGLKVKKLETEILSKNADVKNYQKQLRFARKVYENYRSRYKEGIVSISDVLMKQSKELEVLLKLLTLKNERNTKIFELNSILNTGGNV, from the coding sequence ATGAAAAAGTATCTCATTTTTCTTTTCTCATGGCCGCTATTGGCTGGGTTAAATAACCTGGAACTCAATCAGGCTATTTCTATGCTAAAAAACAACAATCTTGAATTAAGAATTTCCCATTTTAATGAACAAATGAAAGCCTATGAAACCGCTGCTGCCAAAGGGAATCACTATGGTAAGTTGGATGTTTCTGCTTCAGGTATGCGATCAAACGATGCAGGGAATGTGTTTGGCTTTAAATTGCAGAGTCGTGAAGCAAACTTTGGTGATTTTGGTGCAGAAGAATTTGTGACATCTCTGAGTAGTCCATCAGGACCAGATTACATAACCCCACCTAGTGCTTTAAATTACCCAGAAACGAGAAACCACTATCAGACAAAAATTTCTTATATGCTGCCTCTGTATACCGGTGGTAAGTTATCAGAATATGGACGAATTACGGATGCTTTACATCGTATGAGCCAATGGGATACACAAAAATTGATGAATGAAAAGATATTTCAGACAAAGAAAGCATTTTATGACATTTCATTGGTAGACAACTATATTTTAAATCTTTCCAAGATCATTCAAAATATCAGTCATTTGGAATCTATTGTCAAAAGTATGGGTGAAGAAGGGTATGCACAGGAGATCGATCTCCTTGAAGTGCAAGCTCGCAGGTCCGAGGCTGAAAGTATGTATAACCAAGCCAAGCTCAACAGGGATCTTGCGTATCAATTTCTTTCATTTTTATTAAATGAAGAAGTGAGTTCTATTAAAAAGGTCAATGAAATGGCACCTATGCCTAAGATTGTTTCCGAAGAACTTGAAAGTAATAATATAGATATACAAAAAGCACTGTTAGGGTTAAAGATCACTCAAATGGCCATGAAGGTTGAAAAAGCGAATTATCTCCCTACGATCGGTGCCTTTGGGGAATATGGAAGTGCAGATGATGAAATGTGGAATGAATTTAGAGACAAAGACTCCTATACTGTAGGGATCCAGTTGAAATGGAATATATTCAATGGCGGTATCGATGCTGCAAATCTTGAAAAAGCAAAAGTGAATCATCTGAAAGTACAAAATGAAGTTTCACTGGCTAAATCGGGTATTGGATTGAAGGTCAAAAAACTTGAAACAGAAATTTTAAGTAAGAATGCAGATGTAAAGAATTATCAAAAACAATTACGTTTTGCAAGAAAAGTCTATGAAAATTACCGTTCACGCTATAAAGAGGGTATTGTTTCTATTTCAGATGTTTTAATGAAGCAATCCAAGGAGCTGGAAGTATTACTTAAGTTACTTACTTTAAAGAATGAACGTAATACCAAGATCTTTGAACTCAATAGTATTTTAAATACAGGGGGAAATGTATGA
- a CDS encoding efflux RND transporter periplasmic adaptor subunit encodes MNKLISIIVLALMVTSAHAIEIELSGSVISDNQKMITSRYMGYVKHMAVSEGDIVKKGQLLYEIDSKEIESAERQVDLAISQARLSLQMNKNQYNNVLTNLARHERLYKKKMVSKYEFEMLQLSAKNLKDMVTIAEQQVKQALAKKDEVLNQYNYLKIHAPNDGVIVDKRLNEGEMAIPGMPAVTLTDLSRLTIVAEVSETQLKYIHLGKKADISIPSIGFSTVGEITSIIPSSNPMTHKFKIKIKFDRKKSSSVYPGMYTKIMIK; translated from the coding sequence ATGAATAAATTGATTAGTATCATTGTATTGGCACTGATGGTCACCTCTGCACATGCAATAGAAATCGAATTAAGCGGTTCTGTGATCTCTGATAATCAAAAGATGATCACCAGCCGTTATATGGGTTATGTAAAACATATGGCTGTGTCTGAGGGTGACATAGTGAAGAAGGGACAACTTCTTTATGAGATAGATTCAAAAGAGATAGAGTCTGCAGAGAGACAAGTGGATCTGGCTATTTCTCAAGCCAGGCTTTCTCTGCAGATGAATAAAAATCAATATAATAATGTGCTTACCAACCTTGCAAGACATGAAAGACTTTATAAGAAGAAAATGGTTTCCAAATATGAGTTTGAAATGTTGCAACTTTCTGCTAAAAATCTTAAAGATATGGTTACCATTGCCGAACAACAGGTGAAACAAGCATTGGCTAAAAAAGATGAAGTCTTAAATCAGTACAATTATTTGAAGATCCATGCACCAAATGATGGGGTTATTGTCGATAAACGCCTGAATGAAGGAGAAATGGCAATTCCCGGTATGCCGGCAGTTACGTTAACTGATTTGAGTAGATTGACCATCGTAGCAGAAGTGAGTGAAACACAATTAAAATACATACATCTAGGTAAAAAAGCTGATATCTCGATACCTTCTATCGGTTTTAGCACGGTGGGTGAAATCACTTCTATTATCCCAAGTTCAAACCCCATGACACACAAGTTTAAGATCAAAATAAAATTTGATAGGAAGAAGAGTTCTTCTGTTTATCCTGGTATGTATACCAAAATTATGATCAAGTAG
- a CDS encoding 4-hydroxy-3-methylbut-2-enyl diphosphate reductase, translating to MKIQLASSYGFCFGVERAIEIAEEHRGSVTYGPLIHNKDEINRLKEGFNIGLAERLEDIKTDAAVVIRTHGIPKNELAVLKSQDHKVIDATCPYVTTPQNIVQKMSVEGYSIVIFGDKEHPEIKGVVSYAEDLEDAFIVLEPEELEALPLKGKVAVVSQTTKKPEDFAKIVTALMATRKEIRVFNTICNATFENQDAAAELAKEADVMIVIGGKHSSNTKQLHSICERDCKDSYLIENENELEAGWFEGKALCGISAGASTPDWIVQNVINKIQEMKKVDEVI from the coding sequence ATGAAAATACAATTAGCCTCTAGTTATGGATTTTGTTTTGGCGTGGAAAGAGCGATTGAAATAGCTGAAGAACACAGAGGATCTGTCACGTATGGTCCACTGATCCATAATAAGGATGAGATTAATAGACTGAAAGAAGGGTTCAACATCGGCCTTGCTGAACGTCTTGAAGATATCAAGACGGATGCTGCTGTGGTGATCCGTACACATGGTATCCCTAAAAATGAATTGGCTGTGTTAAAAAGTCAAGATCATAAAGTGATAGATGCAACCTGTCCTTATGTCACGACCCCACAAAATATTGTACAAAAGATGAGTGTAGAGGGTTACAGTATCGTGATATTCGGTGACAAGGAACATCCAGAGATCAAAGGCGTAGTGAGTTATGCGGAAGATCTTGAGGATGCGTTTATCGTGCTTGAACCTGAAGAGTTGGAAGCACTTCCTCTTAAAGGGAAGGTTGCTGTTGTTTCCCAAACCACAAAAAAACCTGAAGATTTTGCAAAGATCGTGACAGCATTGATGGCAACACGTAAAGAGATCAGGGTATTTAATACCATTTGTAATGCAACATTTGAAAACCAGGATGCTGCAGCAGAACTGGCTAAAGAGGCTGATGTTATGATAGTCATTGGTGGGAAACACTCTTCTAACACCAAACAACTGCATAGTATCTGTGAACGCGATTGTAAAGACAGTTACCTCATAGAGAATGAAAACGAACTTGAAGCCGGTTGGTTTGAAGGTAAAGCACTTTGTGGTATCTCTGCAGGTGCTTCTACCCCTGACTGGATCGTACAAAACGTGATCAACAAGATACAAGAAATGAAGAAAGTAGATGAGGTTATATGA
- the serA gene encoding phosphoglycerate dehydrogenase yields the protein MSKKTIVVCDHIHQDGLDILANDSEIEFINAADEPKDKLLAEFIPLADVAITRSSTDVDDAFLAQAKKVTAVVRAGVGVDNVDIPGSSKQGIVVMNVPTANTIAAVELTLTHMLSCVRTFPYAHNNLKLDRVWRRQDWYGTELKDKKLGIIGFGNIGSRVGKRAKAFEMDIVAYDPYIDSSKATDLDIGYTKNFEDILACDIITIHTPKNSETIGMIGKEEIAKMKDGVILINCARGGLYDEDALLEGLTSGKIAMAGIDVFNKEPATDHPLLDLENVTVTPHLGANTKESQKNIAIQAAENAIAAAKGISYPNALNLPIKEHELPDFVRPYLELIQKIGHMSAQVTKSAVKSIKVSGAGPVAEYLESMGTFATVGVLTESLGDQVNYVNAEFVAEERDIEITKEVKPNNSGFTNKVGIKLTTAAGTISIAGTVFDDTEQRIIEIDDYILDVEPKGTMVFFRNTDTPGVIGDVGRIMAENGLNISDFRLGRDSKKQALAVVRVDGQVKKELLEQLASLEACISVSHATL from the coding sequence ATGTCAAAAAAGACGATTGTTGTTTGTGACCATATCCACCAAGATGGATTGGATATTCTTGCTAATGATAGTGAAATAGAATTTATAAATGCAGCAGATGAGCCTAAAGATAAGCTTCTTGCTGAGTTTATCCCTTTGGCAGATGTTGCTATCACACGTTCTTCTACAGATGTAGATGATGCATTTTTAGCACAAGCTAAAAAAGTAACAGCAGTAGTACGTGCCGGTGTTGGTGTCGATAACGTAGATATCCCTGGATCTAGTAAACAGGGTATTGTTGTTATGAACGTGCCTACGGCGAACACTATCGCAGCAGTTGAGCTTACATTGACTCATATGCTATCATGTGTAAGAACATTTCCTTATGCACATAATAATCTTAAGCTTGACCGTGTATGGAGAAGACAGGATTGGTATGGTACGGAACTTAAAGACAAAAAACTTGGTATCATCGGTTTTGGTAATATCGGATCACGTGTAGGAAAAAGAGCTAAAGCATTTGAAATGGATATTGTCGCATATGATCCATACATTGATTCAAGTAAAGCTACAGACCTGGATATCGGATACACTAAGAATTTTGAAGATATTCTAGCATGTGATATCATTACGATTCATACACCTAAAAATTCTGAAACGATCGGTATGATTGGTAAAGAAGAGATAGCGAAGATGAAAGATGGTGTGATCCTTATTAACTGTGCGAGAGGTGGTCTTTATGATGAAGATGCACTTTTAGAGGGGCTTACTTCAGGTAAGATCGCAATGGCAGGTATCGATGTATTTAACAAAGAACCAGCGACAGACCACCCACTTCTTGATCTTGAGAATGTGACTGTGACACCTCACCTTGGGGCAAATACTAAAGAATCTCAAAAAAATATTGCGATTCAGGCAGCTGAAAATGCGATCGCAGCCGCAAAAGGTATTTCATACCCGAATGCACTGAATTTACCTATTAAAGAACATGAACTGCCTGATTTTGTAAGACCATACCTGGAACTTATTCAAAAGATTGGTCATATGTCTGCACAGGTCACAAAAAGTGCTGTGAAGTCTATTAAGGTAAGTGGAGCTGGTCCTGTGGCTGAATATTTAGAATCTATGGGTACATTTGCAACGGTAGGTGTACTTACAGAGTCTCTGGGTGATCAAGTAAACTATGTCAATGCTGAATTCGTTGCAGAAGAACGCGACATAGAGATCACAAAAGAAGTAAAACCAAATAACAGTGGATTTACCAATAAAGTCGGTATCAAACTGACAACAGCTGCAGGAACAATTTCTATTGCTGGTACGGTATTTGATGACACTGAACAACGCATTATTGAGATCGATGATTATATCTTGGATGTTGAGCCAAAAGGCACAATGGTCTTCTTTAGAAATACAGACACTCCGGGCGTGATCGGTGATGTAGGTCGGATCATGGCAGAAAATGGTCTGAATATATCTGACTTTAGACTGGGACGTGACAGCAAGAAACAAGCACTGGCTGTTGTACGTGTAGATGGCCAAGTTAAAAAAGAACTTCTCGAACAACTCGCATCATTAGAAGCATGTATTAGCGTTTCTCACGCGACACTTTAA